The proteins below are encoded in one region of Mangifera indica cultivar Alphonso chromosome 7, CATAS_Mindica_2.1, whole genome shotgun sequence:
- the LOC123220431 gene encoding mogroside IE synthase-like, which produces MCEQWQIQSPCETASWSLKMTKMETQILIIPFPIQGHLNPMLQLSKRLLSKGLKVTLVSTNSSLKSNSNISSIDFKFISDGFDSELNPETFDEYIGCFRAIFPQNLARFVESSKNLGCPFKFIVYDSGMPWMLDVARDLGIDGAPFFTQSCAVNAVYYHLNQGTLNLKAPDSEGCSVLLPSMPLMERKDLPTFVYETESHKSLRELILNQFVNIHEPNWILVNSFDKLEEEVVHWMSNHCRIKAVGPTVPSKYMDKRLENDTDYGLTLFKPKSDTCKTWLDSREPNSVVYVSFGSLAALAEEQMEEIAWGLKRSNTFFLWVVRESESAKLPKNFCEETVEKGLVVSWSPQLEVLAHKSVGCFITHCGWNSTLEALSLGVPVVAMPQWTDQTTNAKYIEDVWQVGIRVRVNEKGIVTREEIEGCIREVMEGERSKDFRRNSEKWKQLAKEAVDEGGSSDKNLEEFVAAINVLETRSNIDPMKGVI; this is translated from the exons ATGTGTGAACAATGGCAAATACAGTCGCCATGTGAAACAGCTAGCTGGAgcttgaaaatgacaaaaatggaaACTCAAATCCTTATCATCCCTTTCCCAATCCAAGGCCATCTAAACCCTATGCTTCAACTATCCAAACGTTTACTCTCAAAAGGCCTCAAAGTCACCCTAGTTTCCACCAACTCATCTCTCAAATCCAACAGCAACATTTCATCCATCGATTTCAAGTTCATCAGCGACGGTTTCGACTCAGAACTAAACCCAGAAACCTTTGATGAATATATCGGATGTTTCAGAGCTATATTTCCTCAAAATCTAGCCAGGTTTGTTGAATCCAGCAAAAACTTGGGGTGCCCTTTTAAGTTTATCGTTTATGATTCGGGGATGCCGTGGATGTTAGATGTTGCAAGAGATTTGGGCATAGATGGAGCTCCATTTTTCACTCAATCTTGTGCAGTTAATGCAGTTTACTATCATTTGAATCAAGGGACATTGAATTTGAAAGCCCCTGATTCAGAAGGGTGTTCGGTTTTGTTGCCTTCCATGCCATTGATGGAGAGAAAAGATCTTCCGACGTTTGTTTATGAAACTGAGTCTCATAAGTCTCTGCGTGAATTGATCCTGAATCAGTTTGTGAATATTCATGAACCCAACTGGATCCTGGTTAACTCTTTCGATAAGCTCGAAGAAGAG GTTGTGCACTGGATGTCGAATCACTGTCGAATTAAGGCAGTCGGGCCAACTGTTCCATCAAAATATATGGACAAGAGATTGGAGAATGACACTGACTATGGCCTCACCCTCTTCAAGCCAAAGTCCGATACTTGCAAGACATGGCTAGACTCAAGGGAACCCAACTCAGTCGTTTATGTATCATTTGGAAGCTTGGCAGCCCTAGCAGAAGAGCAGATGGAGGAAATAGCATGGGGGCTGAAGAGAAGCAACACCTTCTTCTTGTGGGTAGTTAGGGAATCTGAATCTGCAAAGCTTCCAAAAAATTTCTGCGAGGAAACAGTCGAGAAAGGTTTGGTCGTGAGTTGGAGCCCTCAGCTTGAGGTTCTAGCTCACAAGTCAGTGGGGTGTTTCATAACACATTGTGGCTGGAACTCGACGCTGGAGGCACTGAGCTTAGGGGTACCGGTGGTGGCAATGCCGCAGTGGACAGATCAAACAACTAATGCTAAGTATATTGAAGATGTGTGGCAGGTGGGGATTAGAGTAAGAGTTAATGAAAAAGGGATTGTGACAAGAGAGGAGATTGAGGGTTGCATAAGGGAAGTCATGGAAGGAGAGAGATCGAAGGATTTCAGAAGGAATTCGGAGAAGTGGAAACAGTTGGCAAAGGAGGCTGTAGATGAAGGTGGAAGCTCTGATA